From Daphnia pulicaria isolate SC F1-1A chromosome 4, SC_F0-13Bv2, whole genome shotgun sequence, one genomic window encodes:
- the LOC124336467 gene encoding renal glandular kallikrein-like, translating to MSDLVRFDDLLNGKITNRASSTYADSPAVIIGWGTTISPGGSLSNTLLKADVVVEDNAICASQYPDFVGDNMMCASFTEPVNPPTEDPIITTEDPIFTSEDPIFTSEDPLSPPPSTANPLCSPALSDWATELVSLEYLFNRTAGTVQTRANTCEQGLDIGGPLFVDGVQVGINSFGYNVDCADPSYTGLYTRVTAYLEWIATTMANNP from the exons ATGTCTGATTTAGTTCGTTTTGACGATTTGTTGAATGGTAAAATAACTAATCGAGCCTCGAGTACTTATGCCGATAGCCCGGCCGTCATTATTGGATGGGGAACAACAATCTCTCCAG GAGGAAGCCTTTCAAATACATTGTTAAAAGCTGATGTCGTAGTGGAGGACAACGCAATCTGCGCCAGTCAATATCCCGATTTCGTCGGCGATAATATGATGTGTGCCTCGTTTACAGAACCAGTAAACCCGCCAACGGAGGATCCGATTATTACAACGGAGGATCCGATTTTTACATCGGAAGATCCGATTTTTAC ATCGGAAGACCCTCTATCGCCGCCGCCATcaacggccaatccattgtgTTCACCAGCTCTCTCGGACTGGGCGACTGAATTAGTGTCACTGgaatatttattcaatagaACTGCTGGAACGGTACAGACGAGGGCAAACACTTGCGAGCAG GGTCTCGACATTGGCGGTCCACTTTTCGTCGATGGAGTTCAAGTTGGTATAAATTCCTTCGGCTATAATGTTGATTGTGCTGATCCTAGTTATACTGGCTTATACACCCGAGTCACCGCTTATCTTGAGTGGATTGCAACTACAATGGCCAACAATCCGTAA